One Siniperca chuatsi isolate FFG_IHB_CAS linkage group LG8, ASM2008510v1, whole genome shotgun sequence DNA segment encodes these proteins:
- the gar1 gene encoding H/ACA ribonucleoprotein complex subunit 1 translates to MSFRGGGGRGGGRGGGFNRGGGGGRGGGGYGGGRGGGGFGRGGGRGGFNRQDYGPPEYVVALGEFMHPCEDDIVCKCTTEENKVPYFNAPVYLENKEQIGKVDEIFGQLRDFYFSVKLSENMKASSFKKLQKFYIDPMKLLPLQRFLPRPPGEKGPPRGGRGGGRGGGRGGGFRGGRGGGGRGGGFGGGRGGGFGGGRGGGFGGGRGGGGFRGRGGGGGRGFRGGK, encoded by the exons ATGTCtttcagaggaggaggtggacgAGGTGGTGGAAGAGGTGGAGGATTTAAccgaggtggaggaggaggcagaggaggaggaggatatggaggaggcagaggtggTGGAGGATTTGGACGGGGTGGTGGCAGAGGTGGTTTTAATAGACAAGACTACGGTCCTCCAGAATATGTTGTCG CACTGGGAGAGTTCATGCATCCATGTGAAGATGACATTGTGTGTAAGTGtacaacagaggaaaacaaagttcCCTACTTCAACGCCCCAGTATACTTGGAAAACAAGGAGCAGATCGGGAAGGTGGATGAGATATTCGGCCAGCTCCGGGACTTT TATTTTTCAGTCAAACTTTCTGAAAATATGAAGGCATCGTCATTTAAGAAACTGCAGAAG TTTTATATAGATCCAATGAAGCTCCTCCCGCTGCAGAGATTCCTCCCTAGGCCGCCAGGAGAGAAGGGTCCGCCAAGAGGAGGccgaggtggaggaagaggtggtGGTCGTGGAG gtgGTTTTAGAGGTGGCAGGGGCGGAGGCGGACGGGGTGGAGGATTTGGAGGCGGACGGGGTGGAGGATTTGGAGGCGGACGCGGTGGAGGATTTGGAGGCGGACGCGGTGGAGGAGGCTTCAGAGGAAGAGGCGGCGGTGGTGGACGTGGATTCAGAG GTGGGAAATGA